One Drosophila virilis strain 15010-1051.87 chromosome 5, Dvir_AGI_RSII-ME, whole genome shotgun sequence DNA window includes the following coding sequences:
- the Pms2 gene encoding mismatch repair endonuclease PMS2 isoform X3 has translation MHDNETDAEIPKPTSAESGQIKAIAKDTVHKICSGQVVLSLAVAIKELVENSIDAGATLIEVKLKDQGLQGVEVCDNGSGVEEANLAGMTAKYHTSKIREFVDLLGVETFGFRGEALSSLCALSDMAIQTRHKSADVALKIELDHEGKIKKRSPCARGVGTTVTLSNLFATLPVRRRDFTRNIKKEFNKMCQILQAYCLVTRGVRIICSNQTPKGVKSVLLQTHGAQDVLANISAIFGVRQVADLVPLKSPFEAGEISEERLRAELQSASDTAETTCIAFGAEDVERLNQAGFQLEGYISSCRHGAGRSTRDRQFFFVNARPCEPKNIAKVMNDVYHRYNVQQQPFIYLNIVTSRAEVDVNLTPDKRQLLLNNERILLLALKKSLLDTFGSLPSTFQMQNVSIVSMLEPKVKTEDITDEQSAADAANEDAIEPDVPLSSSQRFMDVLTQWRRTGDTKGVAPPAPTKRRCGETEEIAARAMKIQKIQNFLTQESTQARSYKNDSDSDGDEEVAGKQTSPNSSFLSLKQLKQESLAYDELLEPTKMPRIDCKTLTPLKSRRSIVELRTLAAPVEEHTPAAQPDAASTSSQTTIEYSDDDIEMPTRIELDGNSDTETAPANIASGELCTTLDQIASSLRAQEQQREERRRCAKLQRLRFKSEINPSQNQNAEAELQKEITKADFERMQIIGQFNLGFIIVKLDDDLFIVDQHAADEKYNFETLQRNTQLEHQRLTVPQTLELTAVNEMILQDHLPVFEKNGFKFEINADAPATKKVRLLGKPFSKNWEFGKEDIDELIFMLQDAPEGTICRPSRIRAMFASRACRKSVMIGKALHRTTTMRRLITQMGEIEQPWL, from the exons atgcATGATAATGAGACAGATGCGGAAATTCCAAAGCCGACAAGTGCAGAATCGGGTCAAATTAAGGCCATAGCAAAGGATAcagtacacaaaatatgcTCGGGCCAG GTGGTGCTCAGCTTGGCTGTGGCCATCAAGGAGCTGGTGGAGAATTCCATAGATGCGGGCGCCACACTGATCGAGGTTAAGCTCAAAGATCAAGGACTGCAGGGCGTCGAAGTCTGCGACAACGGAAGCGGCGTGGAGGAGGCCAATCTGGCGGGCATGA CGGCCAAGTATCACACCTCCAAAATACGCGAATTCGTTGATCTGCTGGGCGTGGAAACGTTTGGCTTTCGCGGCGAAGCGCTCAGCTCGCTCTGTGCCCTCTCGGACATGGCCATACAGACGCGCCACAAGTCTGCGGATGTTG CCCTGAAAATCGAACTGGATCACGAGGGCAAAATCAAGAAACGTTCGCCCTGTGCCCGCGGCGTCGGCACCACCGTCACCCTGAGCAATCTGTTCGCCACGCTGCCCGTGCGTCGGCGCGACTTTACGCGCAACATCAAAAAGGAATTCAACAAGATGTGCCAAATACTGCAAGCCTATTGCCTGGTCACGCGAGGTGTGCGCATTATCTGCAGCAATCAGACGCCCAAGGGCGTCAAATCTGTGCTGCTGCAGACGCATGGCGCTCAGGATGTGCTGGCCAACATTTCGGCTATATTTGGGGTGCGCCAAGTGGCGGACCTGGTGCCGCTCAAGTCGCCCTTTGAGGCGGGCGAAATCAGCGAGGAGCGTTTGCGGGCAGAGCTGCAATCCGCCAGCGACACGGCTGAAACCACATGCATAGCGTTTGGCGCCGAGGATGTGGAGCGACTGAATCAAGCTGGCTTCCAGCTGGAAGGCTACATATCCAGCTGTCGTCATGGTGCTGGCCGATCGACCAGAGATCGTCAGTTCTTCTTTGTCAATGCGCGGCCCTGTGAGCCAAAAAAT ATAGCCAAGGTTATGAATGATGTCTACCATCGCTATAATGTGCAGCAACAGCCTTTTATATACCTAAACATTGTGACGTCACGGGCCGAGGTGGATGTCAATTTGACGCCTGACAAgcgtcagctgctgctcaacAACGAGAGAATTCTGCTGCTGGCATTGAAGAAGTCGCTGCTGGACACCTTTGGCAGCCTGCCGTCcacatttcaaatgcaaaacgTGTCCATAGTCAGCATGTTGGAGCCCAAAGTGAAAACAGAAGACATCACAGATGAGCAAAGCGCTGCCGATGCTGCAAATGAAGATGCTATCGAGCCGGATGTGCCGCTTAGCTCCTCGCAACGCTTCATGGATGTGTTGACTCAATGGCGACGCACGGGCGACACAAAAGGCGTGGCGCCGCCTGCGCCCACAAAACGACGTTGTGGTGAAACGGAAGAGATTGCCGCGCGCGCCatgaaaatacaaaagatACAGAATTTCCTAACACAAGAGTCCACCCAGGCAAGAAGCTATAAAAATGATTCGGATTCGGACGGGGACGAGGAAGTGGCTGGCAAGCAAACGAGCCCCAACAGCAGCTTTTTGAGCTTAAAGCAGCTCAAACAGGAGTCCTTGG CCTACGATGAGCTGCTGGAGCCGACGAAGATGCCGCGCATTGATTGCAAAACGCTGACGCCCCTGAAATCGCGTCGGAGCATTGTAGAGCTAAGGACATTGGCGGCACCAGTTGAAGAACACACGCCGGCTGCCCAGCCGGATGCTGCATCCACCTCCTCACAGACAACCATCGAGTACAGCGATGATGACATTGAAATGCCCACGCGCATCGAGTTGGATGGCAACAGCGATACAGAAACTGCACCGGCCAATATAGCCAGCGGCGAGCTGTGCACCACGCTCGACCAGATCGCGTCCAGTTTGCGGGCACAGGAGCAACAAAGGGAGGAGCGTAGACGTTGCGCCAAGCTGCAGCGTTTGCGTTTCAAGAGCGAAATCAATCCGAGTCAGAATCAAAATGCCGAAGCGGAGCTGCAAAAGGAAATAACGAAAGCGGACTTTGAGCGCATGCAAATCATTGGACAATTCAATTTGGGCTTCATCATTGTCAAGCTGGATGATGATCTGTTCATAGTGGATCAGCATGCAGCCGATGAGAAGTACAATTTCGAGACGCTGCAGCGCAACACGCAGCTGGAGCACCAGCGCCTGACGGTGCCCCAAACACTTGAGCTGACGGCTGTCAATGAGATGATACTGCAGGATCATTTGCCGGTCTTTGAAAAGAATGGCTTTAAGTTTGAGATCAATGCGGATG CGCCCGCTACGAAGAAGGTGCGTCTGCTGGGCAAACCGTTTAGCAAGAACTGGGAGTTTGGCAAGGAGGACATAGACGAGCTTATTTTCATGCTGCAGGATGCGCCCGAGGGCACCATTTGCCGGCCCTCACGCATACGCGCCATGTTCGCCTCACGCGCTTGCCGCAAGTCTGTGATGATTGGCAAGGCGCTCCACAGGACAACCACCATGCGCAGGCTCATCACTCAAATGGGTGAAATCGAACAGCCCTGG CTATGA
- the Pms2 gene encoding mismatch repair endonuclease PMS2 isoform X1 — MHDNETDAEIPKPTSAESGQIKAIAKDTVHKICSGQVVLSLAVAIKELVENSIDAGATLIEVKLKDQGLQGVEVCDNGSGVEEANLAGMTAKYHTSKIREFVDLLGVETFGFRGEALSSLCALSDMAIQTRHKSADVALKIELDHEGKIKKRSPCARGVGTTVTLSNLFATLPVRRRDFTRNIKKEFNKMCQILQAYCLVTRGVRIICSNQTPKGVKSVLLQTHGAQDVLANISAIFGVRQVADLVPLKSPFEAGEISEERLRAELQSASDTAETTCIAFGAEDVERLNQAGFQLEGYISSCRHGAGRSTRDRQFFFVNARPCEPKNIAKVMNDVYHRYNVQQQPFIYLNIVTSRAEVDVNLTPDKRQLLLNNERILLLALKKSLLDTFGSLPSTFQMQNVSIVSMLEPKVKTEDITDEQSAADAANEDAIEPDVPLSSSQRFMDVLTQWRRTGDTKGVAPPAPTKRRCGETEEIAARAMKIQKIQNFLTQESTQARSYKNDSDSDGDEEVAGKQTSPNSSFLSLKQLKQESLAYDELLEPTKMPRIDCKTLTPLKSRRSIVELRTLAAPVEEHTPAAQPDAASTSSQTTIEYSDDDIEMPTRIELDGNSDTETAPANIASGELCTTLDQIASSLRAQEQQREERRRCAKLQRLRFKSEINPSQNQNAEAELQKEITKADFERMQIIGQFNLGFIIVKLDDDLFIVDQHAADEKYNFETLQRNTQLEHQRLTVPQTLELTAVNEMILQDHLPVFEKNGFKFEINADAPATKKVRLLGKPFSKNWEFGKEDIDELIFMLQDAPEGTICRPSRIRAMFASRACRKSVMIGKALHRTTTMRRLITQMGEIEQPWNCPHGRPTMRHLINVTMLMDEEEDNNNDDANDAPH, encoded by the exons atgcATGATAATGAGACAGATGCGGAAATTCCAAAGCCGACAAGTGCAGAATCGGGTCAAATTAAGGCCATAGCAAAGGATAcagtacacaaaatatgcTCGGGCCAG GTGGTGCTCAGCTTGGCTGTGGCCATCAAGGAGCTGGTGGAGAATTCCATAGATGCGGGCGCCACACTGATCGAGGTTAAGCTCAAAGATCAAGGACTGCAGGGCGTCGAAGTCTGCGACAACGGAAGCGGCGTGGAGGAGGCCAATCTGGCGGGCATGA CGGCCAAGTATCACACCTCCAAAATACGCGAATTCGTTGATCTGCTGGGCGTGGAAACGTTTGGCTTTCGCGGCGAAGCGCTCAGCTCGCTCTGTGCCCTCTCGGACATGGCCATACAGACGCGCCACAAGTCTGCGGATGTTG CCCTGAAAATCGAACTGGATCACGAGGGCAAAATCAAGAAACGTTCGCCCTGTGCCCGCGGCGTCGGCACCACCGTCACCCTGAGCAATCTGTTCGCCACGCTGCCCGTGCGTCGGCGCGACTTTACGCGCAACATCAAAAAGGAATTCAACAAGATGTGCCAAATACTGCAAGCCTATTGCCTGGTCACGCGAGGTGTGCGCATTATCTGCAGCAATCAGACGCCCAAGGGCGTCAAATCTGTGCTGCTGCAGACGCATGGCGCTCAGGATGTGCTGGCCAACATTTCGGCTATATTTGGGGTGCGCCAAGTGGCGGACCTGGTGCCGCTCAAGTCGCCCTTTGAGGCGGGCGAAATCAGCGAGGAGCGTTTGCGGGCAGAGCTGCAATCCGCCAGCGACACGGCTGAAACCACATGCATAGCGTTTGGCGCCGAGGATGTGGAGCGACTGAATCAAGCTGGCTTCCAGCTGGAAGGCTACATATCCAGCTGTCGTCATGGTGCTGGCCGATCGACCAGAGATCGTCAGTTCTTCTTTGTCAATGCGCGGCCCTGTGAGCCAAAAAAT ATAGCCAAGGTTATGAATGATGTCTACCATCGCTATAATGTGCAGCAACAGCCTTTTATATACCTAAACATTGTGACGTCACGGGCCGAGGTGGATGTCAATTTGACGCCTGACAAgcgtcagctgctgctcaacAACGAGAGAATTCTGCTGCTGGCATTGAAGAAGTCGCTGCTGGACACCTTTGGCAGCCTGCCGTCcacatttcaaatgcaaaacgTGTCCATAGTCAGCATGTTGGAGCCCAAAGTGAAAACAGAAGACATCACAGATGAGCAAAGCGCTGCCGATGCTGCAAATGAAGATGCTATCGAGCCGGATGTGCCGCTTAGCTCCTCGCAACGCTTCATGGATGTGTTGACTCAATGGCGACGCACGGGCGACACAAAAGGCGTGGCGCCGCCTGCGCCCACAAAACGACGTTGTGGTGAAACGGAAGAGATTGCCGCGCGCGCCatgaaaatacaaaagatACAGAATTTCCTAACACAAGAGTCCACCCAGGCAAGAAGCTATAAAAATGATTCGGATTCGGACGGGGACGAGGAAGTGGCTGGCAAGCAAACGAGCCCCAACAGCAGCTTTTTGAGCTTAAAGCAGCTCAAACAGGAGTCCTTGG CCTACGATGAGCTGCTGGAGCCGACGAAGATGCCGCGCATTGATTGCAAAACGCTGACGCCCCTGAAATCGCGTCGGAGCATTGTAGAGCTAAGGACATTGGCGGCACCAGTTGAAGAACACACGCCGGCTGCCCAGCCGGATGCTGCATCCACCTCCTCACAGACAACCATCGAGTACAGCGATGATGACATTGAAATGCCCACGCGCATCGAGTTGGATGGCAACAGCGATACAGAAACTGCACCGGCCAATATAGCCAGCGGCGAGCTGTGCACCACGCTCGACCAGATCGCGTCCAGTTTGCGGGCACAGGAGCAACAAAGGGAGGAGCGTAGACGTTGCGCCAAGCTGCAGCGTTTGCGTTTCAAGAGCGAAATCAATCCGAGTCAGAATCAAAATGCCGAAGCGGAGCTGCAAAAGGAAATAACGAAAGCGGACTTTGAGCGCATGCAAATCATTGGACAATTCAATTTGGGCTTCATCATTGTCAAGCTGGATGATGATCTGTTCATAGTGGATCAGCATGCAGCCGATGAGAAGTACAATTTCGAGACGCTGCAGCGCAACACGCAGCTGGAGCACCAGCGCCTGACGGTGCCCCAAACACTTGAGCTGACGGCTGTCAATGAGATGATACTGCAGGATCATTTGCCGGTCTTTGAAAAGAATGGCTTTAAGTTTGAGATCAATGCGGATG CGCCCGCTACGAAGAAGGTGCGTCTGCTGGGCAAACCGTTTAGCAAGAACTGGGAGTTTGGCAAGGAGGACATAGACGAGCTTATTTTCATGCTGCAGGATGCGCCCGAGGGCACCATTTGCCGGCCCTCACGCATACGCGCCATGTTCGCCTCACGCGCTTGCCGCAAGTCTGTGATGATTGGCAAGGCGCTCCACAGGACAACCACCATGCGCAGGCTCATCACTCAAATGGGTGAAATCGAACAGCCCTGG
- the Pms2 gene encoding mismatch repair endonuclease PMS2 isoform X2, translating to MHDNETDAEIPKPTSAESGQIKAIAKDTVHKICSGQVVLSLAVAIKELVENSIDAGATLIEVKLKDQGLQGVEVCDNGSGVEEANLAGMTAKYHTSKIREFVDLLGVETFGFRGEALSSLCALSDMAIQTRHKSADVALKIELDHEGKIKKRSPCARGVGTTVTLSNLFATLPVRRRDFTRNIKKEFNKMCQILQAYCLVTRGVRIICSNQTPKGVKSVLLQTHGAQDVLANISAIFGVRQVADLVPLKSPFEAGEISEERLRAELQSASDTAETTCIAFGAEDVERLNQAGFQLEGYISSCRHGAGRSTRDRQFFFVNARPCEPKNIAKVMNDVYHRYNVQQQPFIYLNIVTSRAEVDVNLTPDKRQLLLNNERILLLALKKSLLDTFGSLPSTFQMQNVSIVSMLEPKVKTEDITDEQSAADAANEDAIEPDVPLSSSQRFMDVLTQWRRTGDTKGVAPPAPTKRRCGETEEIAARAMKIQKIQNFLTQESTQARSYKNDSDSDGDEEVAGKQTSPNSSFLSLKQLKQESLAYDELLEPTKMPRIDCKTLTPLKSRRSIVELRTLAAPVEEHTPAAQPDAASTSSQTTIEYSDDDIEMPTRIELDGNSDTETAPANIASGELCTTLDQIASSLRAQEQQREERRRCAKLQRLRFKSEINPSQNQNAEAELQKEITKADFERMQIIGQFNLGFIIVKLDDDLFIVDQHAADEKYNFETLQRNTQLEHQRLTVPQTLELTAVNEMILQDHLPVFEKNGFKFEINADAPATKKVRLLGKPFSKNWEFGKEDIDELIFMLQDAPEGTICRPSRIRAMFASRACRKSVMIGKALHRTTTMRRLITQMGEIEQPWIAR from the exons atgcATGATAATGAGACAGATGCGGAAATTCCAAAGCCGACAAGTGCAGAATCGGGTCAAATTAAGGCCATAGCAAAGGATAcagtacacaaaatatgcTCGGGCCAG GTGGTGCTCAGCTTGGCTGTGGCCATCAAGGAGCTGGTGGAGAATTCCATAGATGCGGGCGCCACACTGATCGAGGTTAAGCTCAAAGATCAAGGACTGCAGGGCGTCGAAGTCTGCGACAACGGAAGCGGCGTGGAGGAGGCCAATCTGGCGGGCATGA CGGCCAAGTATCACACCTCCAAAATACGCGAATTCGTTGATCTGCTGGGCGTGGAAACGTTTGGCTTTCGCGGCGAAGCGCTCAGCTCGCTCTGTGCCCTCTCGGACATGGCCATACAGACGCGCCACAAGTCTGCGGATGTTG CCCTGAAAATCGAACTGGATCACGAGGGCAAAATCAAGAAACGTTCGCCCTGTGCCCGCGGCGTCGGCACCACCGTCACCCTGAGCAATCTGTTCGCCACGCTGCCCGTGCGTCGGCGCGACTTTACGCGCAACATCAAAAAGGAATTCAACAAGATGTGCCAAATACTGCAAGCCTATTGCCTGGTCACGCGAGGTGTGCGCATTATCTGCAGCAATCAGACGCCCAAGGGCGTCAAATCTGTGCTGCTGCAGACGCATGGCGCTCAGGATGTGCTGGCCAACATTTCGGCTATATTTGGGGTGCGCCAAGTGGCGGACCTGGTGCCGCTCAAGTCGCCCTTTGAGGCGGGCGAAATCAGCGAGGAGCGTTTGCGGGCAGAGCTGCAATCCGCCAGCGACACGGCTGAAACCACATGCATAGCGTTTGGCGCCGAGGATGTGGAGCGACTGAATCAAGCTGGCTTCCAGCTGGAAGGCTACATATCCAGCTGTCGTCATGGTGCTGGCCGATCGACCAGAGATCGTCAGTTCTTCTTTGTCAATGCGCGGCCCTGTGAGCCAAAAAAT ATAGCCAAGGTTATGAATGATGTCTACCATCGCTATAATGTGCAGCAACAGCCTTTTATATACCTAAACATTGTGACGTCACGGGCCGAGGTGGATGTCAATTTGACGCCTGACAAgcgtcagctgctgctcaacAACGAGAGAATTCTGCTGCTGGCATTGAAGAAGTCGCTGCTGGACACCTTTGGCAGCCTGCCGTCcacatttcaaatgcaaaacgTGTCCATAGTCAGCATGTTGGAGCCCAAAGTGAAAACAGAAGACATCACAGATGAGCAAAGCGCTGCCGATGCTGCAAATGAAGATGCTATCGAGCCGGATGTGCCGCTTAGCTCCTCGCAACGCTTCATGGATGTGTTGACTCAATGGCGACGCACGGGCGACACAAAAGGCGTGGCGCCGCCTGCGCCCACAAAACGACGTTGTGGTGAAACGGAAGAGATTGCCGCGCGCGCCatgaaaatacaaaagatACAGAATTTCCTAACACAAGAGTCCACCCAGGCAAGAAGCTATAAAAATGATTCGGATTCGGACGGGGACGAGGAAGTGGCTGGCAAGCAAACGAGCCCCAACAGCAGCTTTTTGAGCTTAAAGCAGCTCAAACAGGAGTCCTTGG CCTACGATGAGCTGCTGGAGCCGACGAAGATGCCGCGCATTGATTGCAAAACGCTGACGCCCCTGAAATCGCGTCGGAGCATTGTAGAGCTAAGGACATTGGCGGCACCAGTTGAAGAACACACGCCGGCTGCCCAGCCGGATGCTGCATCCACCTCCTCACAGACAACCATCGAGTACAGCGATGATGACATTGAAATGCCCACGCGCATCGAGTTGGATGGCAACAGCGATACAGAAACTGCACCGGCCAATATAGCCAGCGGCGAGCTGTGCACCACGCTCGACCAGATCGCGTCCAGTTTGCGGGCACAGGAGCAACAAAGGGAGGAGCGTAGACGTTGCGCCAAGCTGCAGCGTTTGCGTTTCAAGAGCGAAATCAATCCGAGTCAGAATCAAAATGCCGAAGCGGAGCTGCAAAAGGAAATAACGAAAGCGGACTTTGAGCGCATGCAAATCATTGGACAATTCAATTTGGGCTTCATCATTGTCAAGCTGGATGATGATCTGTTCATAGTGGATCAGCATGCAGCCGATGAGAAGTACAATTTCGAGACGCTGCAGCGCAACACGCAGCTGGAGCACCAGCGCCTGACGGTGCCCCAAACACTTGAGCTGACGGCTGTCAATGAGATGATACTGCAGGATCATTTGCCGGTCTTTGAAAAGAATGGCTTTAAGTTTGAGATCAATGCGGATG CGCCCGCTACGAAGAAGGTGCGTCTGCTGGGCAAACCGTTTAGCAAGAACTGGGAGTTTGGCAAGGAGGACATAGACGAGCTTATTTTCATGCTGCAGGATGCGCCCGAGGGCACCATTTGCCGGCCCTCACGCATACGCGCCATGTTCGCCTCACGCGCTTGCCGCAAGTCTGTGATGATTGGCAAGGCGCTCCACAGGACAACCACCATGCGCAGGCTCATCACTCAAATGGGTGAAATCGAACAGCCCTGG ATTGCTAGGTAG
- the dup gene encoding DNA replication factor Cdt1, which produces MAQPSVAAFFSNRKRAAVDDATTIKTRRLAEPVEVAAPQNIALPSASTNQDVDMDALKSGIRTRSGRTIKLIGVQPTTPSQESRKKSAKVEANIKQPKLVQFIRKGNLSPRKQPPSKASDVAQIINEQTPKLNVTFAAKQNEENAQRGMRTPTKQIIKDASPIKHIDLAKRGLTFDEIKTKVSRSAKMQELKAVLARKAQLELQRKAQEERNRRLREAGPSPAKTAKTVQLKEFDTIELEVLTSPLKTFKTPTKLQPPTPDKHELMSPRHTDVSKRLLFSPAKNGSPGKLLEPPAYKRFASLAETSKAGQLPLPYKYRHLLEVFKAVDSVVAMFHNRKECITFKKLKPAVQRMLRKNFTEMHLAQIKHVYPDAFIYSQMKTRNFGSISKADYFQLVISPNVEQLPEQQRLNKVNEDDVLASALSTSMNPHVMTARMQKFQKLLLQRVMEEHDKFLRSLDPPIIITRALTRWHPQFDLESCSEVELGVLPQPPNVEKYSSAKDILSTARNLFNCATPMERVMDRYEAKLEADRSQANAAAAALTQQMAPSETTPTKQIAIDTTKATTETSTATPTVKECTATTNTDATSNLLKGLPQSLIDKIRAKQAAKALDAMTRRPSQDQEATNYSRLPDLARHLRNVFVTERKSVLTLEIIIKKIQNSFRANLTPQEIESHLKLLVKELPSWASFHEVRKTMYLKIAKDLDMNKIIEKLEEIANEKSK; this is translated from the exons TGCCCCACAAAATATAGCGCTTCCGAGCGCTTCCACGAATCAGGATGTGGACATGGATGCACTCAAAAGTGGCATACGCACACGATCGGGCCGCACCATCAAACTTATTGGCGTACAGCCAACCACACCGTCTCAGGAAAGCAGAAAGAAGTCAGCCAAGGTTGAGGCAAACATCAAGCAGCCAAAACTTGTACAGTTCATACGCAAGGGCAACCTTTCGCCGCGCAAGCAACCACCCAGCAAGGCGAGCGATGTGGCACAGATCATCAATGAGCAGACGCCCAAGTTGAATGTGACGTTTGCCGCCAAGCAAAATGAGGAGAATGCGCAGCGTGGCATGCGCACGCCCACCAAACAGATCATCAAGGATGCCTCGCCCATAAAGCACATAGATCTGGCCAAGCGTGGTCTGACCTTCGACGAGATCAAGACCAAAGTGTCGCGCAGCGCCAAAATGCAGGAGCTGAAGGCCGTGCTGGCGCGCAAGGCACAACTGGAGCTGCAACGCAAGGCGCAGGAGGAGCGCAATCGCAGGCTGCGCGAGGCGGGACCATCACCAGCCAAGACCGCCAAGACGGTGCAGCTCAAGGAGTTCGATACCATTGAACTGGAAGTGCTGACCAG CCCCTTGAAGACATTCAAGACGCCCACGAAGCTGCAGCCACCCACACCGGACAAGCATGAGTTGATGTCACCGCGGCACACGGACGTCTCGAAGCGTCTGCTCTTTAGTCCGGCCAAGAATGGTTCGCCAGGCAAGCTGCTGGAGCCGCCAGCATATAAGCGCTTTGCCAGCCTCGCCGAGACGAGCAAAGCCGGTCAGCTGCCCTTGCCGTACAAGTATCGTCATTTGCTGGAGGTTTTCAAGGCTGTGGACTCGGTGGTGGCCATGTTCCACAATCGCAAGGAATGCATCACATTCAAGAAGCTGAAGCCGGCCGTGCAGCGTATGCTGCGCAAGAATTTCACGGAAATGCATCTGGCCCAGATCAAGCACGTCTATCCGGATGCTTTCATCTACTCGCAGATGAAAACACGCAATTTTGGCTCAATCTCCAAGGCTGATTACTTTCAGCTGGTCATCAGTCCCAATGTGGAGCAGTTGCCCGAACAGCAGCGCCTCAATAAAGTCAATGAAGACGATGTGCTCGCGTCGGCACTGTCGACGTCCATGAATCCACACGTCATGACCGCGCGCATGCAGAAATTCCAGAAACTGTTGCTTCAGCGTGTCATGGAGGAGCATGACAAGTTTTTACGCTCACTGGATCCACCGATTATCATTACACGGGCGCTCACACGTTGGCATCCGCAATTCGATTTGGAAAGCTGCAGCGAGGTGGAGCTGGGTgtgctgccgcagccgccgaACGTGGAGAAATATTCGTCAGCCAAGGATATACTATCGACGGCACGCAATCTCTTCAATTGCGCCACGCCCATGGAACGCGTAATGGATCGCTATGAGGCCAAGCTTGAGGCGGATAGGAGTcaagcaaatgcagcagctgcagctctcaCTCAGCAAATGGCACCCAGCGAGACGAcaccaacaaaacaaattgcaatagaCACCACCAAAGCCACCACAGAGACTtccactgccacgcccactgttAAAGAGTGTACGGCCACGACAAATACTGATGCCACGTCCAATCTGCTGAAGGGTTTGCCCCAATCGTTAATTGACAAAATACGCGCCAAGCAGGCAGCCAAAGCATTGGATGCCATGACACGTCGTCCGTCCCAGGATCAGGAGGCTACCAATTATTCGCGTCTACCGGACTTGGCGCGTCATCTGCGCAACGTATTCGTTACGGAGCGCAAGAGCGTGCTTACCCTCGAGATTATcattaagaaaatacaaaacagTTTCCGGGCAAATCTGACGCCGCAGGAGATTGAATCGCATCTGAAGCTGCTGGTCAAGGAGCTGCCGTCCTGGGCATCATTTCATGAAGTGCGTAAGACTATGTATCTAAAGATCGCCAAGGATCTGGACATGAATAAGATCATTGAGAAACTGGAGGAAATTGCGAATGAGAAGAGCAAATAA